The genomic stretch GCGGTAGACGAGCTGCTTGCCGGCGCGGACGCGTTCGGCCTCGGCCTCGTCGGCGGGCTCGCCGGAGTCCTCGTCGTAGGTGTGCTCGAGGAGCGAGGACCGCTGGTCCATCGCGAACAGGAACAGGGCGTGGGTCTCGTCGAGGATCGGCATCGCCCCGGTCTACTCCGTCGGGGCTCCCCGGTGGTCCGGGTCCGGGTCCGGGTCCGGGCGTGGTCCGGATCCGGGCACGGACCGGTTGCGGGCGCGGGCCGGTTGCGGGCGTGGTCGGTCGATCGTCCGTAGGTTCGGTCCATGACGTTCAACGACGACACCCGGCTGCAGGGCGGCAAGGTCAAGCGCCGCGGGCGCACCACGGCCATCGGCGGCGGCGCGGTCGGTGTCACCGCGATCGTGGTCTTCCTCATCGCCCAGTTCACGGGGGTCGACCTCGGCGGGCTCGTCGGCGGGGGCGGCGGCCTCACCCCGATCCAGCAGGGCGGCGCCGAAGCCACACCGATCGCCGAGTGCCAGACCGGCCGGGACGCCAACGCCGACGTCGAATGCCGGATGGAGGGCGCTGCCGAGTCGCTCGACGCGTACTGGAGCGCCGAGTCGCAGGAGCTCGGCACGACGTACTCGACGCCCGACTTCTTCCTGTTCGACGGCTCGACCGACACCGGGTGCGGCACTGCATCGGCGGCGACCGGGCCGTTCTACTGCCCGCCGGACCGTGCGATCTTCCTCGACACCGCGTTCTACGACGACCTGAAGTCGACCTACGGGTCCTCAGGCGGGCCGCTCGCGCAGATGTACGTCGTCGCGCATGAGTGGGGCCACCACGTGCAGCAGCTGCAGGGCACCTTCGCCGACACCGACCGCAGCGGCACCGGCGCCTCGTCCGGCAGCGTCCGCGTGGAGCTGCAGGCAGACTGCTACGCCGGCGCCTGGGTCGGGGACGCGGCGACGACGAAGGCCGCCGACGGCTCGACGTTCTTCGAGCCGGTCACCCGCGCCCAGATCGCCGACGC from Curtobacterium sp. MCLR17_032 encodes the following:
- a CDS encoding neutral zinc metallopeptidase gives rise to the protein MTFNDDTRLQGGKVKRRGRTTAIGGGAVGVTAIVVFLIAQFTGVDLGGLVGGGGGLTPIQQGGAEATPIAECQTGRDANADVECRMEGAAESLDAYWSAESQELGTTYSTPDFFLFDGSTDTGCGTASAATGPFYCPPDRAIFLDTAFYDDLKSTYGSSGGPLAQMYVVAHEWGHHVQQLQGTFADTDRSGTGASSGSVRVELQADCYAGAWVGDAATTKAADGSTFFEPVTRAQIADALSAASAVGDDSIQEKATGQVDPDSFTHGSSEQRQRWFERGYERGATSCDTLSVPGSSL